A genomic region of Candidatus Schekmanbacteria bacterium contains the following coding sequences:
- a CDS encoding class II aldolase/adducin family protein has translation MDREIKKLREELALISVKSYERGLTSGAGGNISVRIKDKELVVITASGISFRDVTPQNLIVVDFDCRVVEGDLKPSKETKWHCGIYKYRPEIGCVFHSHSTAATAYSTKGLTVPLLTGPFEKNIGHHGVVPYAPAGSDELAEYVITAYKNSTERVLILSRHGAVATGPTLTDAFNLADLLEDAAKTAIFADLIGRKN, from the coding sequence ATGGATCGTGAAATAAAAAAATTAAGGGAAGAGCTTGCCCTGATCTCGGTAAAATCCTATGAGCGGGGATTGACCTCAGGCGCAGGAGGTAACATCAGTGTGCGGATAAAAGACAAGGAACTCGTCGTTATTACTGCGTCGGGGATAAGCTTCAGGGATGTTACACCTCAAAATCTCATTGTAGTGGATTTTGACTGCCGTGTTGTTGAAGGGGATTTAAAACCATCAAAGGAAACCAAATGGCATTGCGGCATATATAAATACAGACCTGAGATAGGCTGTGTGTTTCACAGTCATTCTACAGCAGCCACAGCTTATTCTACAAAGGGGCTGACTGTCCCTCTTCTTACCGGTCCATTTGAAAAGAATATCGGGCATCATGGAGTCGTGCCCTACGCCCCTGCCGGGTCTGACGAGCTTGCTGAATATGTGATAACCGCCTACAAAAATTCTACAGAAAGGGTGCTGATCCTCTCAAGGCATGGCGCGGTCGCGACAGGCCCCACACTTACAGATGCATTTAATCTTGCAGATCTTTTAGAGGATGCAGCGAAAACTGCCATATTTGCAGATTTAATAGGGAGAAAAAATTAA
- a CDS encoding MFS transporter → MTKEKKGIKTLWMDLPEGVTSYNFWSLVLLAFLVNLSLPLFHIIQPLWLEKVIKIDKLKYGLINSNLQIIMEIMQIAFLGFLGIVSDRLGRRPLLWFGFLFFGIFFYLYGQSASIAAVVGLDPITIVYIMRGINAFLFLLLWPQIITLIADYSNVENRGRGMGVVNFISIFGAFFSLLFVSQVPKLTGVMSFFYIGPLIGFLGCIIAFAGIKDRKEIGVGVKRREREKKEWKKVFALAREKPGLRVCFFAAFAARADQSILGLFLITWAVKVAGSFGKTPEEATAAAPAMMAVNVLVATIFSPVFGYLTDRFSRKLILCVSLVLSGFGYALMSFLDSPYHLQIYIAMAFMGMGLSGITISAQTLTADLAPKELTGSVLGVYNTAGAIGILFFAFAGGYLFDHVSFTAPFLLKGIADFVALSYALYNWKNISHHSEQVAENA, encoded by the coding sequence ATGACAAAGGAAAAAAAAGGAATTAAAACATTATGGATGGACCTTCCTGAGGGGGTCACATCTTATAACTTCTGGTCCCTAGTCCTGCTGGCTTTTCTTGTTAACCTCTCTTTGCCTCTCTTTCATATTATTCAGCCTCTCTGGCTGGAAAAAGTAATAAAAATCGACAAGTTAAAATACGGTCTCATAAACTCGAATCTGCAGATCATAATGGAAATAATGCAGATTGCTTTCCTCGGGTTTCTGGGAATAGTTTCTGACAGGCTGGGCAGAAGACCGCTTCTATGGTTTGGATTTCTATTCTTCGGGATTTTCTTTTATCTTTACGGACAGTCAGCTTCTATAGCCGCTGTAGTCGGACTTGATCCAATAACGATTGTCTACATAATGAGGGGGATAAATGCATTTCTGTTCCTTTTGCTTTGGCCTCAGATAATAACGCTCATAGCTGATTACTCCAATGTTGAGAATCGGGGCAGGGGAATGGGTGTCGTAAATTTCATTTCCATATTTGGAGCTTTTTTCTCGCTTCTCTTTGTTTCACAGGTTCCTAAGCTGACAGGAGTAATGAGTTTCTTCTATATCGGGCCATTAATAGGGTTTCTCGGCTGCATTATTGCTTTTGCCGGAATAAAAGACAGAAAAGAAATTGGCGTTGGGGTGAAAAGGAGGGAGAGGGAAAAGAAAGAATGGAAAAAAGTTTTTGCTCTTGCACGTGAAAAACCGGGACTGCGGGTATGTTTTTTTGCCGCTTTCGCCGCAAGGGCAGACCAGTCAATACTCGGGCTTTTTCTTATAACATGGGCAGTGAAAGTAGCCGGAAGTTTCGGTAAAACTCCAGAGGAAGCCACTGCTGCTGCTCCTGCCATGATGGCTGTGAATGTCCTGGTTGCGACCATATTTTCCCCGGTTTTTGGTTATCTGACCGACCGTTTTAGCCGCAAGTTGATTCTTTGCGTTTCCCTTGTTTTAAGCGGTTTTGGCTATGCATTGATGAGTTTCCTTGACTCGCCTTATCATCTGCAAATCTATATTGCCATGGCTTTTATGGGTATGGGACTTTCAGGTATAACTATAAGTGCGCAGACTTTGACTGCTGATCTTGCCCCGAAGGAACTTACCGGTTCGGTCCTCGGCGTATATAATACAGCAGGGGCAATAGGGATACTCTTCTTTGCTTTTGCAGGAGGATATCTTTTTGACCACGTAAGCTTTACCGCGCCATTTCTTCTTAAGGGAATAGCTGATTTTGTTGCGCTTTCATATGCACTATACAACTGGAAGAATATTTCCCACCACTCAGAACAAGTTGCTGAAAATGCTTAA
- a CDS encoding OmpA family protein: protein MSGNDSQIIIKKIKKINHGKHHGGAWKVAYADFITAMMALFLVLWLVAMLSVQAKKAVANYFRSYTIFKGDEAGGGKGISITPGGIVKVGEEDSMVVFKEMEDVEIASKIGQMVEKKLGELKNQVIISVSGEGVRIELIDKIGSPMFELGKATLIPTGMKILNVISESLKNINEKITIEGHTDSYKYSAENYSNWELAADRANAVRRALIENGIDISKIVKVVSFADNMPLNKDNPFDPLNRRVSILIDKKENLENAIPKIKPISEIKENSVKSETKKEIQKSEIPSLTTVASIP, encoded by the coding sequence ATGTCTGGAAACGATTCTCAAATCATAATTAAAAAAATTAAAAAAATTAACCATGGCAAACATCATGGTGGAGCATGGAAGGTTGCATATGCAGATTTTATTACTGCAATGATGGCTCTGTTCCTTGTTCTTTGGCTTGTAGCAATGCTTTCAGTACAGGCAAAAAAAGCTGTGGCCAACTATTTCAGAAGCTATACAATCTTTAAAGGTGATGAAGCTGGTGGCGGAAAAGGTATATCTATTACTCCTGGCGGCATTGTTAAAGTAGGCGAAGAAGATTCAATGGTAGTATTTAAGGAGATGGAAGATGTTGAAATCGCCTCAAAAATTGGACAAATGGTTGAAAAGAAGCTTGGAGAATTAAAAAATCAGGTAATAATATCAGTTTCGGGTGAAGGTGTCAGAATTGAGCTTATTGATAAGATTGGGAGCCCAATGTTTGAATTAGGCAAAGCAACGCTGATACCTACCGGTATGAAAATCCTGAATGTAATTTCAGAGAGCTTAAAAAATATAAATGAGAAAATAACAATTGAAGGACATACTGATTCATATAAGTATTCGGCTGAGAATTACAGTAATTGGGAGCTTGCTGCTGACAGGGCAAATGCTGTAAGAAGAGCGCTTATAGAAAACGGCATAGACATTTCCAAGATTGTAAAGGTGGTAAGTTTTGCAGATAATATGCCTCTCAATAAGGATAATCCATTTGACCCTCTCAACAGGAGGGTTAGTATATTGATTGATAAAAAAGAGAATTTGGAGAATGCGATTCCAAAGATTAAACCTATTTCGGAAATAAAAGAAAACTCCGTAAAGAGTGAAACCAAAAAAGAAATTCAAAAATCAGAAATTCCCAGTTTGACAACAGTTGCATCAATTCCCTGA
- a CDS encoding HIT domain-containing protein yields the protein MNRIWAPWRMEYIEEEGGKDTGCIFCTKPSENNDAENLILDRGKLCFTIMNRYPYNNGHIMVAPYRHINNITLLTEEEFSEIHKATKKGMMAIDSVMNPDGYNIGMNIGKVAGAGFEGHVHLHIVPRWNGDTNFMPVLADIKVMPEHIRKTYGKILEAMRKL from the coding sequence ATGAATAGAATATGGGCTCCATGGAGAATGGAATATATTGAAGAAGAAGGAGGGAAAGATACGGGGTGTATCTTCTGTACAAAACCTTCTGAGAATAATGATGCAGAAAATTTGATTCTCGATAGAGGCAAACTTTGTTTCACTATCATGAACCGATACCCATATAACAACGGTCATATAATGGTAGCTCCCTACAGACACATCAATAATATTACACTTCTCACTGAAGAAGAATTTTCTGAAATACACAAGGCCACTAAAAAGGGGATGATGGCAATTGACAGTGTTATGAACCCTGACGGATACAATATCGGAATGAACATAGGGAAAGTAGCTGGTGCTGGATTCGAAGGGCACGTCCATCTTCATATCGTACCGCGATGGAATGGTGACACAAACTTCATGCCGGTATTGGCAGATATCAAAGTTATGCCTGAACACATCAGGAAAACATATGGAAAAATACTTGAAGCGATGAGGAAACTATAG
- a CDS encoding pyrimidine 5'-nucleotidase: MNRIIIDLDNTLYPEHKGIFSQVNNRINLYLEEKMKFRRDTINSMRVEYMEKYGTTLRGLMIHHHVDPGDYLKFVHDVEIESVLSGNKALDDFLHKLKGEKILFTNGAYNYAMRILNSLCVAHHFNTIFDIVSIDYIAKPDSYGYKKLIALTGNGSSCNYLFIDDRPDNIRTAKELGMLTVLVSANGAGDNCNAELVVREITELEDKLKGTVFI; this comes from the coding sequence TTGAACAGAATAATAATAGATCTTGATAATACTCTCTATCCTGAGCACAAGGGAATATTCTCCCAGGTTAATAACAGGATAAATTTATATCTTGAAGAAAAGATGAAATTCAGGAGGGATACGATCAACTCAATGCGGGTTGAGTATATGGAAAAATACGGGACTACATTGCGGGGACTCATGATTCATCATCATGTCGATCCGGGAGACTACCTTAAATTTGTACATGATGTGGAGATCGAGAGTGTTCTTTCTGGAAATAAAGCTCTTGATGATTTTTTACATAAATTAAAGGGAGAGAAGATTCTTTTTACTAACGGGGCATATAATTATGCCATGCGGATACTTAATTCATTATGTGTGGCACATCATTTCAATACTATCTTTGACATCGTTTCAATTGATTACATTGCCAAACCTGATAGTTATGGCTATAAAAAACTAATTGCTTTGACGGGTAATGGAAGCTCCTGCAATTATCTTTTTATAGACGACAGACCTGATAATATAAGAACTGCTAAAGAATTAGGCATGCTTACGGTACTTGTTTCGGCTAACGGTGCGGGAGATAATTGTAACGCAGAACTTGTTGTCAGGGAAATTACAGAGTTGGAAGATAAATTAAAAGGAACGGTTTTTATTTAA
- a CDS encoding acyl--CoA ligase, with amino-acid sequence MKNSLFDNIDNLTESRIERAHSPDLAELLGDPDTDFKLPWDNIPHLFFSRCKKFSSKTAIVFYASGNSEREILRLTYNDLKVNVCKTIKLLDTLGVPPGSAIATVDLYNHSDTVTILLAAWSRGNLVVPVNMEEDRDRIEFILKSSNVAAAFVRERHLEKFEGINERAGIKTIVQLGGEKKSHPLFYELIEKMIDEEPDFGINISSPALLVYTSGTTGNPKGVILSHKMLYDIDGVVSFHGFSENDVFLTAMRLFHVNAIITSMMAAIYSGGTLILLGKWMPKYFWEIVSEEKVTTTSVVPAMLVDLNDNNENTDEKYPQMRTHFKTLICGAGTLKKSVAREFISKYKIRIAHGWGMSETTCWGCWLPADLDDEEYNHLMFDFEAPSIGTPLRHCKMGILDENGNILPENQKGEIVIAGRNIMERYAENPDANEETFKFGVLRTGDEGFYKLDRWGRPMFFITGRLKDIIERGGEKFSPYLMDEDLSKIDGVANALVYGFPHKRLGQEVGVVFEMKNEGKLDESTVWKYCRELGYSWSKTPKEIKIVKKIPKTSTGKDTRKMFAKLFKDCYEKSYKRPYWF; translated from the coding sequence ATGAAAAATTCACTCTTTGATAACATAGACAATTTAACAGAATCAAGAATAGAAAGAGCTCATTCTCCTGATCTTGCCGAGCTATTAGGAGATCCTGATACTGATTTCAAACTCCCGTGGGATAACATTCCGCATCTTTTTTTCTCCCGGTGCAAAAAGTTTTCTTCAAAGACAGCCATAGTTTTTTATGCAAGTGGAAACAGTGAAAGAGAAATCTTAAGACTCACATATAATGACCTGAAGGTTAATGTATGCAAAACAATCAAATTGCTTGATACCTTAGGAGTGCCTCCGGGTAGCGCGATTGCCACTGTTGATCTTTATAATCACAGCGATACTGTTACTATACTTCTTGCAGCATGGTCGCGGGGAAACCTTGTTGTCCCTGTAAATATGGAAGAAGACAGGGACAGAATAGAATTCATACTAAAATCCTCGAATGTTGCCGCAGCATTTGTAAGAGAGCGTCATTTAGAGAAATTCGAAGGAATCAATGAGCGGGCCGGGATAAAGACGATTGTCCAGCTGGGAGGAGAAAAGAAAAGCCATCCACTTTTTTACGAACTCATTGAAAAAATGATTGATGAAGAGCCGGACTTCGGAATTAATATTTCATCGCCTGCACTTCTGGTCTACACATCAGGCACTACAGGAAATCCAAAGGGAGTTATACTCTCGCACAAAATGCTCTACGACATAGATGGTGTTGTGTCGTTTCATGGTTTTAGTGAGAATGATGTCTTCCTCACTGCGATGCGTCTTTTCCATGTAAATGCAATCATAACAAGTATGATGGCCGCTATTTATTCGGGAGGTACACTCATTCTGTTGGGAAAATGGATGCCAAAATACTTCTGGGAAATAGTGTCGGAAGAAAAAGTCACCACAACAAGCGTGGTGCCTGCAATGCTGGTTGATCTCAATGATAACAATGAAAACACAGATGAAAAATATCCGCAGATGAGAACTCATTTTAAAACATTAATTTGCGGCGCCGGAACACTGAAAAAATCAGTGGCCAGGGAATTTATATCAAAATACAAAATAAGAATAGCTCATGGATGGGGAATGTCGGAGACAACATGCTGGGGGTGCTGGCTTCCTGCAGACCTTGACGATGAGGAGTATAATCATCTGATGTTCGACTTTGAGGCACCTTCCATAGGCACCCCTCTCAGACATTGCAAAATGGGTATCTTAGATGAAAATGGGAATATTTTGCCTGAAAATCAAAAGGGTGAAATAGTAATCGCAGGAAGGAACATAATGGAAAGATATGCAGAAAATCCTGATGCAAATGAGGAAACATTCAAATTCGGGGTACTGCGTACAGGAGATGAAGGATTTTATAAACTTGACCGGTGGGGAAGACCCATGTTTTTCATTACCGGGAGGTTAAAAGACATAATAGAAAGAGGTGGGGAGAAATTTTCGCCCTATCTTATGGATGAAGATCTTTCAAAAATAGACGGAGTAGCAAACGCCCTTGTATATGGTTTCCCTCATAAGCGTTTAGGTCAGGAGGTTGGAGTAGTTTTTGAGATGAAAAATGAGGGAAAGCTGGATGAGAGCACTGTCTGGAAATACTGCAGGGAGCTTGGATATTCATGGTCTAAAACCCCTAAAGAAATAAAAATTGTAAAAAAAATACCAAAAACATCTACAGGTAAAGATACAAGAAAAATGTTTGCAAAACTCTTCAAAGATTGTTATGAAAAAAGCTATAAAAGACCTTACTGGTTTTAA
- a CDS encoding 16S rRNA (uracil(1498)-N(3))-methyltransferase, translating to MTKQIHIKNSKELLPGALCVLTSEEYELLLSWKIRVGESFTFTDEEGDYFRGRFVGKVNDRPSVKVIEKYGSPVESNIRITLFQCLPARERMELILEKAVELGISRIITFKSEKSISIEERDNKQKKSHKWPLVLLKAAKQCRRALIPELEYFDSFCNALSKVNADSGKILLSEKVGCKSFRETLLTLSEFKDISVMIGPEGGFSNHEIDMAVKTGFIPVNIGGRILRTETAAIAAISIIQYELGDLA from the coding sequence TTGACAAAACAAATACATATAAAAAATAGCAAAGAGCTGTTACCGGGTGCATTGTGTGTTTTGACATCAGAGGAATACGAGCTTCTCCTTTCCTGGAAGATACGTGTGGGTGAATCATTTACATTTACTGATGAGGAAGGTGATTATTTTAGGGGAAGATTTGTTGGTAAAGTAAACGACAGGCCTTCAGTTAAAGTGATTGAAAAATATGGCAGTCCGGTAGAATCAAACATCAGGATAACTCTTTTTCAATGTTTGCCCGCACGGGAAAGAATGGAGTTGATTCTCGAAAAGGCTGTTGAATTGGGGATTTCAAGAATAATAACTTTCAAGTCTGAGAAATCCATATCTATTGAGGAGAGAGATAATAAACAAAAAAAATCACACAAATGGCCTCTGGTGCTACTGAAAGCAGCAAAGCAGTGCAGAAGAGCTTTGATCCCGGAACTTGAATATTTTGACAGTTTTTGTAATGCTTTAAGTAAGGTCAATGCTGATTCAGGAAAAATATTATTATCTGAAAAGGTAGGATGTAAAAGTTTTAGAGAAACTTTATTAACTCTATCCGAATTTAAAGATATAAGTGTTATGATAGGTCCTGAAGGCGGTTTCAGTAATCACGAAATTGATATGGCAGTAAAAACAGGGTTTATTCCTGTGAATATTGGAGGAAGAATACTCCGGACGGAGACAGCAGCGATAGCTGCTATTTCTATAATACAATATGAACTCGGAGATTTAGCCTAA
- a CDS encoding PhoH family protein has product MFEKKISFEDSEHLKAVFGNLDSNLRLLEKIYKIDIIARSNSITLRGEKEAITQATQSCKKLYELASKGVELSKTNIIAVTNALTGEKDQNPEDDIFLEKIRLTSGKIISSKSFNQKKYIDAIKNYDIVIGIGPAGTGKTYLAVAMGIYFLDTKRVSKIILARPAVEAGERLGFLPGDMFEKVNPYLRPLYDAIYEMLDFEYATRLIEKGSIEIAPLAFMRGRTLNNCFIILDEAQNTTSEQMKMFLTRLGNNSKAVITGDITQIDLPEGKSSGLVEAKEILSSIEDIKIIFFDEQDVVRHFLVKKIIKAYEESVNGNKRK; this is encoded by the coding sequence ATTTTTGAAAAAAAAATAAGTTTTGAAGATAGTGAGCATCTTAAAGCAGTTTTTGGAAATTTAGATTCCAACCTTCGTCTTCTGGAAAAAATCTATAAAATTGACATTATTGCCCGCAGTAATTCCATAACTCTCCGCGGCGAGAAGGAAGCAATAACTCAAGCCACGCAATCCTGTAAAAAGCTATATGAATTAGCAAGTAAAGGGGTTGAGTTGTCTAAAACCAATATTATCGCAGTCACAAATGCGCTTACCGGGGAAAAAGATCAAAATCCTGAAGATGACATTTTTCTTGAAAAAATACGCCTTACCTCCGGGAAAATAATCTCCTCGAAAAGTTTCAACCAGAAAAAATATATCGATGCAATCAAGAACTACGATATAGTTATAGGTATTGGCCCGGCAGGAACAGGCAAAACCTATCTTGCTGTCGCAATGGGTATATATTTTCTGGACACAAAGAGGGTTTCAAAAATCATACTTGCAAGACCAGCGGTAGAGGCAGGTGAGCGTCTTGGATTCCTGCCCGGAGATATGTTTGAGAAAGTAAATCCCTATTTGCGCCCTCTTTATGATGCTATCTATGAAATGCTGGACTTTGAATATGCAACACGCCTTATAGAAAAAGGGAGTATAGAAATCGCCCCTCTGGCATTCATGCGGGGAAGAACATTAAACAACTGTTTCATTATTCTTGATGAAGCTCAAAACACAACGTCGGAGCAGATGAAAATGTTCCTGACAAGACTAGGCAATAATTCCAAAGCTGTGATCACAGGAGACATAACACAAATTGATCTACCGGAAGGAAAATCTTCGGGGCTCGTGGAGGCGAAAGAAATCCTTTCTTCCATAGAGGATATTAAAATAATATTCTTTGATGAACAGGATGTGGTCCGCCATTTCCTCGTAAAAAAAATAATAAAAGCCTATGAAGAAAGTGTGAATGGCAACAAAAGAAAATAG
- the ybeY gene encoding rRNA maturation RNase YbeY — protein sequence MSLAIENRTKIRVNKTDILRATKKILNALDMKKYSLNIIFVTDSEIRGLNKQYRKIDKATDVLSFSLLEGAFSDINPCYEMGDIVISLETARRRIIKKNNLTKEIYKLIIHGFLHIAGFDHQIKNDTDKMRSMEKKLINLIEQG from the coding sequence ATGTCTTTAGCTATTGAAAATCGGACAAAAATCAGGGTCAATAAAACTGATATATTGCGGGCTACAAAAAAAATCCTTAATGCCCTAGACATGAAAAAATACAGCCTGAATATTATCTTTGTCACAGACAGTGAAATCAGGGGATTAAATAAACAATACAGGAAAATAGACAAGGCTACAGATGTTCTCTCATTTTCTCTTCTTGAGGGTGCTTTCAGCGACATAAATCCCTGTTACGAAATGGGAGACATTGTCATATCTCTTGAAACTGCAAGACGCAGAATTATAAAAAAAAACAATTTAACAAAAGAAATATATAAGTTAATAATACATGGATTTCTGCATATTGCGGGATTTGACCATCAAATAAAAAATGATACAGATAAAATGAGAAGTATGGAAAAGAAATTAATTAACTTAATTGAACAAGGTTAA
- a CDS encoding cold-shock protein: protein MAQGTVKWFNEKKGFGFISREGGEDVFVHYSAIEGSGFKTLSEGQAVEFEVQDGPKGPQAVHVKPL from the coding sequence ATGGCTCAGGGAACAGTAAAATGGTTTAACGAGAAGAAGGGTTTTGGTTTCATCTCAAGAGAAGGCGGAGAAGACGTATTTGTTCACTACTCTGCTATTGAAGGGTCGGGTTTTAAAACCCTATCCGAAGGTCAGGCTGTGGAATTTGAGGTTCAGGATGGCCCCAAAGGACCACAGGCAGTTCATGTAAAACCACTCTAA
- a CDS encoding pyridoxamine 5'-phosphate oxidase family protein yields MRKLTEKEIRDFINEWTWCTLVGVNEGLPYAVEVTYATDGEYIYAGSRPGGVMFNSFKKNNNIMIKICDADKAYPTWKAAAIKGKVEYLTEREEVFKVMRMVAKVRGLKEDHFYRVAEYILKYPGGSSLFKVKLDNLSGVASH; encoded by the coding sequence ATGAGAAAACTAACTGAAAAAGAAATCAGGGATTTTATCAACGAATGGACATGGTGCACATTGGTAGGAGTAAACGAGGGCTTGCCTTATGCCGTAGAAGTAACTTACGCCACTGACGGTGAATATATCTACGCCGGTTCAAGGCCCGGAGGAGTGATGTTCAACAGCTTTAAAAAGAACAATAACATAATGATAAAGATATGCGACGCTGATAAGGCCTACCCGACATGGAAGGCTGCTGCAATAAAGGGGAAGGTTGAATATCTTACTGAAAGAGAAGAAGTCTTTAAAGTTATGCGGATGGTTGCAAAAGTAAGAGGCCTGAAAGAGGACCATTTCTACAGGGTTGCCGAATATATCCTCAAATATCCCGGAGGATCGAGCCTGTTTAAAGTGAAACTGGATAATCTCTCAGGTGTCGCTTCTCATTAA
- the motA gene encoding flagellar motor stator protein MotA, with protein sequence MIAIVGIVIVFGSILAGYLLEHGNVWVLLQPAELIIIGGAALGSLIITCPPSVLLDIVKKIPSVFKGASYNKTAYLELLNLLYDIFVKIRKEGVLHIEGDIEAPEKSELFKKYPNVISNHHALKFLCDNLRVYIVGVRSSDLEDMMDVELETHHNESAVAPSIVTKMADSLPGFGIVAAVLGVVITMGKMNESPEVIGESVAAALVGTFLGILLCYGLVGPIGSHLEHKANEDSKYIEVIKSSILAFAKDIPPQMAVEFGRRVLFSDSKPSFKELEERVRKKK encoded by the coding sequence ATGATAGCTATTGTAGGGATCGTAATAGTATTCGGGTCAATCTTAGCTGGTTATCTCTTAGAACATGGTAATGTCTGGGTTTTGTTACAGCCGGCCGAACTTATAATCATTGGTGGTGCTGCACTAGGTTCTCTTATTATTACATGTCCACCTTCAGTTCTGTTAGATATTGTAAAAAAGATTCCAAGCGTTTTTAAAGGGGCATCATATAATAAAACTGCATATCTAGAATTATTAAACCTTCTCTATGACATATTTGTAAAAATCAGGAAAGAAGGAGTATTGCATATTGAGGGTGATATAGAAGCACCGGAAAAGAGTGAGTTGTTCAAAAAATATCCAAATGTAATTTCAAATCATCATGCTCTAAAGTTCCTTTGTGATAATTTAAGGGTATATATTGTTGGTGTAAGGTCAAGTGATCTTGAAGATATGATGGATGTTGAACTGGAAACGCATCACAATGAATCAGCTGTTGCTCCTTCGATCGTAACAAAGATGGCTGATTCTCTCCCCGGGTTTGGAATAGTGGCGGCTGTACTTGGGGTTGTCATAACAATGGGGAAGATGAATGAGTCACCTGAAGTAATAGGCGAGAGCGTAGCTGCCGCTCTTGTTGGGACTTTTTTAGGTATATTGCTTTGTTACGGTTTAGTAGGTCCTATCGGAAGTCATCTTGAACACAAGGCGAATGAAGATTCAAAGTATATTGAAGTTATTAAATCCTCAATACTGGCATTTGCAAAAGATATTCCTCCACAGATGGCAGTAGAATTTGGCCGTCGCGTTCTTTTCAGCGATTCCAAACCGAGTTTCAAGGAACTGGAAGAACGTGTAAGAAAGAAAAAATAG
- a CDS encoding class I SAM-dependent methyltransferase — MDSKNEYQIGEEPVEFLVDNVSLLPKGRVLDIAMGEGRNALFLAENGFMVDGVERSEEAIKTALLRAEKRMLHLNIIKADLEKFEFSPDENSYDIIICFYYLQRTLFPFIKKWLKKNGIIVYQTFTIDNLKYQNRPRNPDHVLQHNELLKAFLDFRINFYRECVLNNETAVASLIAEKI; from the coding sequence ATGGATAGTAAAAATGAATATCAAATAGGCGAAGAACCTGTAGAATTTCTTGTTGATAATGTTTCTTTACTTCCGAAAGGGCGGGTTTTGGATATTGCTATGGGAGAGGGAAGGAATGCTCTTTTTTTGGCAGAAAATGGATTTATGGTTGATGGCGTTGAGAGATCGGAAGAGGCTATAAAAACAGCCTTGTTGAGAGCTGAAAAAAGAATGCTTCATTTGAATATTATTAAAGCTGATCTTGAAAAATTTGAGTTTAGTCCTGATGAAAATAGTTATGACATAATTATATGTTTCTACTACCTGCAAAGAACACTATTCCCATTTATCAAAAAGTGGCTTAAAAAAAATGGTATCATTGTGTATCAAACTTTTACTATAGATAACCTGAAATACCAGAACAGACCCAGAAATCCTGATCATGTACTGCAGCATAATGAACTGTTAAAAGCTTTTTTAGATTTCAGAATTAATTTCTACAGAGAATGTGTATTGAATAACGAAACAGCTGTCGCAAGTCTTATCGCTGAAAAAATTTGA